One window from the genome of Archaeoglobaceae archaeon encodes:
- the pyrG gene encoding CTP synthase (glutamine hydrolyzing): MKFIVVTGGVMSGLGKGITAASIGRLLVDLGYRVVPIKIDPYINIDAGTMNPFQHGEVYVLKDGTEVDLDLGHYERFIGMELTGDHNITTGKIYRRVIEKERRGEYLGQTVQIIPHVTDEIKSWIREVAKKNNAEICLIEIGGTVGDIESMPFLEAIRQMRIEEREEDFLLVHVTLIPLDAGGEQKTKPTQHSVKELRELGLYPDVIVGRCKEKLKESTKRKIALFCDVEVEAVISNEDCDIYEVPLKFKEEKLDDVILRKLKLEKRKQDTEWEEFVKRMRELKEEVDIAIVGKYVDVKDAYLSIKEALKHAGIHLGCKVNCIWIDSEKVEKGEVKLDYDGILVPGGFGKRGAEGKIKAIEFARTKNVPFLGICFGFQLAVVEFSRNVCDLKNANSSEIDKAEHCVIDLLPEQKEIREFGGTMRLGEIEVTIKPGTMAHRLYGREKVYERHRHRYEVNPDYIPLLESKGLVFSGWSDNKRRMEILEIPSHRFFFATQFHPEFKSRPLSPSPPFLGFVKAVLDFRIEKMSRVR, from the coding sequence ATGAAGTTCATTGTCGTTACTGGCGGAGTGATGAGCGGACTTGGCAAGGGAATTACTGCAGCTTCCATAGGCAGACTTCTCGTTGATCTGGGCTATAGAGTTGTTCCTATAAAGATCGACCCTTACATAAACATCGACGCAGGCACGATGAATCCTTTCCAGCATGGCGAGGTTTACGTGCTCAAAGATGGCACCGAAGTAGATCTTGATCTCGGGCATTATGAACGCTTCATAGGCATGGAGCTAACTGGAGATCACAACATCACCACTGGGAAGATCTACCGCCGTGTAATTGAGAAGGAAAGACGTGGCGAATACCTTGGGCAGACGGTGCAGATAATCCCTCACGTAACGGATGAGATAAAGTCCTGGATCAGGGAAGTTGCAAAAAAGAACAACGCCGAGATCTGTCTTATTGAAATCGGAGGCACCGTGGGAGACATCGAGAGCATGCCATTCCTTGAGGCGATAAGGCAGATGAGAATTGAGGAGAGAGAAGAGGACTTTTTGCTCGTTCACGTCACTTTGATTCCACTCGATGCAGGCGGGGAGCAAAAGACCAAGCCGACACAGCACAGCGTGAAGGAGCTTCGGGAACTCGGGCTTTATCCTGACGTGATCGTTGGGAGATGCAAAGAAAAGCTAAAAGAATCGACAAAGAGGAAGATCGCACTCTTCTGCGACGTAGAAGTTGAGGCGGTGATCAGCAACGAGGACTGCGACATTTACGAAGTTCCGCTGAAGTTTAAGGAGGAGAAGCTTGATGATGTTATTTTGCGGAAGTTGAAGCTTGAAAAAAGAAAGCAGGACACTGAATGGGAAGAATTCGTTAAAAGAATGCGAGAGTTAAAAGAAGAAGTCGATATAGCAATTGTGGGCAAATACGTGGACGTTAAGGATGCTTATTTGAGCATAAAAGAGGCTTTGAAGCACGCCGGGATACATTTGGGCTGTAAGGTAAACTGCATATGGATCGACAGTGAAAAGGTTGAAAAGGGGGAAGTAAAGCTTGATTATGATGGCATTTTAGTGCCTGGCGGTTTTGGTAAAAGAGGAGCAGAGGGAAAAATAAAGGCAATAGAGTTTGCAAGAACGAAAAACGTGCCTTTTCTTGGCATTTGTTTTGGTTTTCAGCTTGCTGTGGTCGAATTTTCGAGAAATGTTTGTGATCTTAAGAACGCCAACAGTTCTGAAATTGACAAGGCAGAGCATTGTGTTATAGACCTGCTCCCAGAGCAGAAAGAGATCAGAGAATTCGGTGGAACTATGAGACTTGGGGAAATAGAAGTGACGATAAAGCCGGGAACAATGGCTCACCGACTTTATGGCAGGGAAAAAGTCTATGAAAGGCACAGGCATCGATATGAAGTGAACCCAGACTATATACCCTTGCTTGAAAGCAAAGGCCTTGTTTTCAGCGGGTGGTCTGACAATAAGCGAAGAATGGAGATACTTGAAATTCCGAGTCATCGATTTTTCTTTGCGACACAATTCCATCCTGAATTTAAGTCTCGACCGCTCTCGCCCTCTCCCCCATTTTTGGGATTTGTTAAGGCTGTGTTGGATTTCAGAATAGAAAAGATGTCAAGGGTTCGATAA
- a CDS encoding slipin family protein, protein MEWYWIGIALILLIFLASAIRIVKEYERGVIFRLGRLIGAKGPGLFFIIPILDSMVKVDLRTVTYDVPAQEVVTKDNVTVKVNAVVYYRVVDPAKAVTEVSNYMYATAQIAQTTLRSIIGQAELDEVLSERDKLNIRLQQIIDEATNPWGIKVTAVEIKDVELPEEMRRVMAMQAEAERERRSKIIRAEGEYQAAMKLKEAADVLAQSEGSLFLRYLQTLNEVAAEKNTTIVLPVPVELLRFYKK, encoded by the coding sequence ATGGAGTGGTATTGGATAGGAATAGCCCTAATTTTGCTTATTTTCTTAGCGTCTGCAATAAGAATAGTGAAGGAATACGAAAGGGGTGTTATATTCAGGCTTGGGAGGCTGATAGGAGCAAAAGGACCAGGTTTGTTCTTTATAATTCCAATTTTAGATAGCATGGTCAAAGTTGATTTGAGAACAGTAACCTACGACGTTCCGGCACAGGAAGTTGTGACAAAGGATAATGTTACTGTGAAAGTAAACGCGGTTGTTTACTATCGAGTTGTTGATCCCGCAAAGGCTGTAACAGAAGTTTCCAACTACATGTATGCAACTGCACAAATAGCTCAAACGACACTTAGAAGCATAATAGGTCAAGCAGAACTCGACGAAGTTCTTTCAGAAAGAGATAAATTAAATATAAGACTCCAGCAAATAATCGATGAAGCCACAAATCCATGGGGAATAAAGGTTACTGCAGTTGAGATTAAAGACGTGGAGCTCCCAGAAGAGATGCGAAGAGTAATGGCCATGCAGGCAGAGGCAGAAAGAGAGAGAAGATCGAAAATTATAAGAGCGGAAGGAGAGTATCAGGCGGCCATGAAGCTCAAAGAGGCTGCTGATGTTTTAGCTCAAAGTGAGGGGTCGCTGTTCTTAAGATATCTCCAGACTCTGAACGAGGTGGCAGCTGAAAAGAATACGACGATCGTCCTGCCAGTTCCTGTTGAACTACTGAGGTTCTACAAAAAATAA
- a CDS encoding alpha/beta hydrolase, with the protein MPIDPALKEIMKLYRQLPPFDRSISAQRYREIINPLFERVTNSVEENVARVEDIFIRGRNGDIRLRVYQQKPNSPVLVYYHGGGFVICSIETHDSICRRIARLSNATVVSVDYRLAPEHKFPSAVIDAYDALKWVWENGEKIEVDTDKIFVGGDSAGGNLATVVSIMARDNGEDFIKGQILVYPVVNLAGITSSWLEYSSFGILLHEIMLWFSQQYLRTKEDALDPRASPIYADLSNLPPALIVTAEYDPLRDEGETYGALMRKSGSSAVVVRYNGMMHGFLNLYPYLDAGKELIAQISAKIAGF; encoded by the coding sequence ATGCCAATCGACCCGGCTTTGAAAGAGATTATGAAATTATACAGGCAACTTCCGCCATTTGATCGTTCAATTTCGGCTCAGAGATACCGCGAAATCATCAATCCACTTTTTGAACGTGTCACGAATTCAGTTGAGGAGAATGTGGCAAGAGTTGAAGACATCTTTATTAGAGGTAGAAACGGCGATATTCGGCTTAGAGTATACCAGCAAAAACCAAATAGCCCAGTCCTTGTTTACTATCATGGCGGTGGATTCGTTATTTGTAGCATTGAAACCCACGATTCGATTTGCAGAAGAATAGCAAGGCTTTCGAATGCAACTGTGGTCTCGGTTGATTATCGCCTCGCTCCTGAGCACAAGTTTCCATCTGCAGTAATCGATGCCTATGATGCACTGAAATGGGTCTGGGAAAACGGAGAAAAAATTGAAGTTGATACAGACAAAATTTTTGTGGGTGGAGATAGTGCTGGAGGAAATCTTGCCACCGTTGTGAGCATCATGGCAAGGGATAATGGCGAGGATTTTATTAAGGGACAGATTCTGGTTTATCCTGTTGTGAATCTTGCAGGAATCACTTCTTCATGGCTTGAGTATTCTTCATTTGGTATACTTTTGCACGAAATAATGCTATGGTTCTCACAACAATATCTGAGAACTAAAGAAGACGCTCTTGACCCACGTGCATCACCAATCTATGCAGATCTTAGCAATCTCCCTCCGGCGCTAATTGTAACTGCAGAATACGATCCTCTTCGAGATGAAGGAGAGACCTATGGAGCTCTGATGAGAAAAAGCGGAAGTTCTGCGGTAGTTGTTAGATACAACGGAATGATGCACGGATTTTTGAACCTTTATCCGTATCTTGATGCAGGCAAAGAATTAATAGCTCAAATCTCTGCAAAAATAGCCGGTTTTTAG
- the aglJ gene encoding S-layer glycoprotein N-glycosyltransferase AglJ produces MNVTIVVPTLNEEKGIGGVVADFKRLGFDVLVVDGGSKDRTREIAEKNGAKVILQTGKGKGNAVSDAFKILDSDVIVLVDGDGSYPAEEVHKLLEPIKSGLSDHVIGNRFHSYEKGAFTRLNLFGNKILNFFFRFAYGVSLNDILSGYRALKKEVYKSIEIKKSGFEVEVELTVETLAKGFRVTEVPISYRKREGKTKLKPIRDGFRIGKAIYEMLRRYSPARYIYLLGAIFLFLGLITGLYVLYGWFRGITHILLAMLTTMFILMGVQFFVFGLITHLLFRSTTELRKEINELRRKLG; encoded by the coding sequence ATGAATGTAACCATCGTTGTTCCAACGCTTAACGAAGAGAAGGGGATTGGCGGAGTAGTTGCGGATTTCAAAAGACTTGGATTCGACGTTCTGGTAGTGGATGGGGGAAGTAAAGACAGGACAAGAGAGATTGCAGAGAAAAATGGAGCAAAAGTGATACTCCAAACTGGCAAAGGTAAAGGAAATGCTGTATCGGATGCATTCAAAATCCTTGACAGCGACGTTATCGTCCTTGTGGATGGAGATGGCAGCTATCCTGCAGAAGAAGTTCACAAACTACTTGAACCCATAAAGAGTGGACTATCAGACCATGTAATTGGAAACAGATTCCATAGCTATGAAAAGGGTGCTTTCACAAGGCTCAACTTATTTGGAAATAAAATTTTGAACTTTTTTTTCAGATTCGCCTACGGTGTCAGCCTAAATGATATTCTATCTGGCTATAGAGCACTAAAAAAAGAAGTTTACAAGAGTATCGAGATAAAAAAGTCCGGATTTGAAGTCGAAGTGGAGCTAACGGTTGAAACACTTGCTAAAGGCTTTAGAGTAACAGAAGTTCCGATAAGCTATCGCAAAAGAGAAGGTAAGACGAAATTAAAGCCCATAAGAGATGGTTTTAGAATCGGAAAGGCAATATACGAAATGCTAAGACGATACAGTCCAGCTCGATATATATATCTTCTTGGGGCAATATTTCTGTTTCTTGGCCTTATAACAGGGCTTTACGTTCTTTACGGCTGGTTTAGAGGTATAACGCATATTTTACTCGCAATGCTTACCACCATGTTCATTCTAATGGGCGTTCAGTTCTTTGTATTTGGACTCATTACGCATCTTCTTTTCCGATCAACTACAGAACTCAGAAAAGAGATAAATGAATTGAGAAGAAAATTAGGCTAA
- a CDS encoding NOB1 family endonuclease translates to MRVYVLDTRAIFQRKAVYPNMITVPEVVSEILDENSSLYFSVKELKVESASEQSLRIVKEISTRTGDIYKLSDTDLKVLAKALDEKEKGNEVVLVTDDYSIQNVAMALGIEFESVIHPRISKGFKWVRICRGCGRKVESDVCPICGGETVIRKVKK, encoded by the coding sequence GTGCGAGTCTATGTGCTCGACACGAGAGCGATTTTTCAAAGAAAGGCAGTGTATCCAAACATGATAACTGTGCCAGAAGTAGTTTCAGAAATCCTAGATGAGAATTCCTCTTTATACTTTAGTGTAAAAGAGCTTAAAGTTGAAAGTGCCAGCGAGCAGAGTTTAAGAATTGTAAAAGAAATATCAACAAGAACAGGAGACATATACAAGCTTTCAGACACCGATCTAAAAGTTCTAGCAAAAGCTCTTGACGAAAAAGAAAAGGGAAACGAAGTAGTCCTTGTAACAGATGACTACTCCATACAGAACGTTGCAATGGCTCTTGGAATAGAGTTTGAGAGTGTGATCCATCCCAGAATATCGAAAGGTTTTAAGTGGGTAAGGATATGTAGGGGGTGTGGTAGAAAAGTTGAAAGCGATGTTTGCCCGATATGTGGTGGTGAAACGGTAATAAGGAAGGTGAAAAAATGA
- the prs gene encoding ribose-phosphate diphosphokinase produces the protein MDLVICPSSPTLGKKIAEILNLRIANVQYKRFPDSELYVRAESDEKSHLVVGSVCSNEDVVLLNLLFDALKGEIIAIIPYMGYARQDREFLKGEAVSIRVLAKMLEERADRVLTVNIHSIKAKESFKRLTDLDAMPLIGNHFKGRDIVMVSPDKGSAERVKNAAKVANCEWDWLEKKRIDAQTVEITPKNLDVAGKQVVIVDDIISTGGTVVEATKKLYELGAKKVETACVHAVLAEFAPIKLFSAGIADITATDTIEKIYSRISVAELLAKEVKGVLE, from the coding sequence ATGGATCTCGTAATCTGCCCCTCGTCTCCAACGCTTGGCAAGAAAATTGCAGAAATTCTCAATTTAAGGATTGCAAACGTTCAATACAAGAGATTTCCAGATTCAGAGCTTTATGTAAGAGCCGAGAGCGATGAAAAATCACATTTGGTTGTAGGGAGCGTCTGCTCTAACGAAGACGTAGTTCTCCTGAATTTACTTTTTGACGCCTTAAAAGGCGAAATTATAGCCATTATACCATACATGGGATACGCAAGGCAGGATCGAGAGTTTTTAAAGGGGGAAGCAGTAAGTATAAGAGTTCTCGCAAAGATGCTCGAAGAAAGAGCAGATAGGGTTCTAACTGTAAACATCCATAGCATTAAAGCAAAAGAGAGTTTCAAAAGGTTAACAGATTTAGACGCAATGCCTCTTATTGGCAACCACTTTAAAGGGAGAGACATCGTAATGGTTTCGCCAGATAAGGGTTCTGCAGAGCGTGTGAAGAATGCGGCAAAAGTTGCGAACTGCGAATGGGATTGGCTGGAAAAGAAGAGAATTGATGCTCAGACAGTTGAAATCACACCGAAGAATCTTGATGTCGCTGGAAAACAGGTTGTTATTGTAGACGATATAATCTCGACTGGCGGAACAGTTGTTGAGGCAACAAAAAAGCTATACGAACTCGGAGCGAAAAAAGTCGAGACCGCATGTGTTCACGCTGTATTGGCAGAATTTGCGCCCATAAAGCTATTTTCTGCAGGCATTGCTGATATCACTGCGACCGACACCATCGAAAAAATTTATTCAAGAATAAGCGTTGCGGAATTGTTGGCCAAAGAAGTGAAAGGGGTTTTGGAGTAA
- a CDS encoding orotate phosphoribosyltransferase-like protein gives MKIESLIEKARRLKEKGMATEEIADELNVSLDTAVWLLTRATQTPPSDIYIEWSNLVKPWRLRMIAVALADMIMENFEDLDVVVGIATSGIPLSTMVAEELSAELAIYYPAKVSGQEVKEGILSENFAKVTGKKCVIVDDIISTGRTVRGAIEVIEKSGGKVLGVAVVADKGGRIETVPVKSLLRISRI, from the coding sequence ATGAAGATTGAGAGTTTGATTGAAAAAGCAAGAAGGTTGAAGGAAAAAGGAATGGCCACAGAAGAGATCGCAGACGAATTAAATGTTTCCTTAGACACGGCTGTATGGCTATTGACGAGGGCTACACAAACTCCCCCATCCGATATCTACATAGAGTGGTCTAATCTCGTTAAACCGTGGCGTTTAAGGATGATCGCAGTTGCACTTGCAGACATGATTATGGAGAATTTCGAAGATCTCGATGTGGTCGTGGGGATAGCAACCAGCGGTATTCCGCTGTCAACAATGGTTGCAGAAGAGCTTTCAGCCGAGCTTGCAATATACTATCCAGCAAAGGTAAGTGGCCAGGAAGTAAAGGAGGGAATTCTCAGCGAGAATTTTGCAAAGGTTACAGGGAAGAAATGCGTTATAGTTGACGACATAATATCGACAGGAAGAACTGTTAGAGGGGCCATAGAAGTCATAGAGAAAAGCGGAGGAAAAGTTCTCGGTGTTGCAGTAGTTGCGGACAAGGGAGGTAGAATTGAGACCGTGCCAGTTAAAAGCCTGCTGAGAATTTCGAGAATCTGA
- a CDS encoding YbjQ family protein, which produces MEEIIITTTDFVPGFEIESVIGVVFGNTVRAKHIGKDISALFKNIVGGEIQEYTEMLSEARKEALNRMIKNAKELGADAVLNVRFATSQTMAGAAELLAYGTAVKLKKKY; this is translated from the coding sequence ATGGAAGAGATCATCATAACCACGACCGATTTCGTGCCGGGCTTTGAGATTGAAAGTGTTATAGGAGTTGTTTTCGGAAATACAGTCAGAGCGAAGCACATCGGCAAAGACATCTCAGCGCTTTTCAAGAACATTGTTGGCGGTGAAATTCAGGAATACACCGAAATGCTGTCTGAGGCAAGAAAAGAAGCTCTGAACAGGATGATCAAGAATGCAAAGGAGCTTGGAGCGGATGCTGTTTTAAACGTCAGATTTGCAACTTCTCAAACCATGGCGGGAGCAGCGGAGCTTTTGGCTTATGGAACTGCGGTTAAACTGAAAAAGAAATATTGA
- a CDS encoding methytransferase partner Trm112 codes for MRRSLLDILACPKCKSDLDLEVFEEDQNEIISGKLICRKCNVSYPIEDGIPNLLPQL; via the coding sequence ATGAGAAGATCACTGCTCGACATATTAGCATGTCCTAAATGCAAATCCGATCTCGATTTGGAGGTTTTTGAGGAAGATCAAAACGAGATAATTTCTGGAAAGCTCATCTGCAGGAAGTGTAATGTTTCCTATCCGATTGAAGACGGAATTCCTAATTTGCTACCACAGTTATGA